A portion of the Girardinichthys multiradiatus isolate DD_20200921_A chromosome 23, DD_fGirMul_XY1, whole genome shotgun sequence genome contains these proteins:
- the slc26a2 gene encoding sulfate transporter, producing MLPKDDSCTAVEDRAEGDPQHPLILERVEKKPEKKWHTVVLDRVKKHRSCTPEKVKSKILGFVPILKWLPHYKLRDWILGDLMSGIIVGILLVPQSIAYSLLASQDPIYGIYTSFFSSVIYAILGSSRHISVGIFGVLCLLVGQVVDRELALAGYLPESSIGINNSDTLLAGKGNGSNVECDRSCYAITVGATVSFTAGIYQVLMGLLQVGFVSVYLSDSLLSGFATGASLTILTSQIKYLLGLKIPRPQGWFTMFKTWYGVFTNLATTNICDLITSLVCLAVLIPAKELNGLFKSKLKAPIPFELFVIIIATFASHFGHFSSEYGSGVAGDIPTGFLPPQLPAWKLIPNVAMDAFSIAIVGFAITVSLSEMFAKKHGYTVDANQEMYAIGFCNILPSFFRCFTTSAALTKTLVKESTGCQTQMSGLITAVILLLVLLVIAPLFYSLQKCVLAVIIVVNLRGALGKFRDIPQMWRVNRIDASIWLITMATSALVNTELGLLVGVLASAFFVLGRTQQAQVTELGRTATREHYENVSSYRGLQTHSGVAVFRYGAPIYYANQSLFKKSLYKCADLNPVKEKALRLKFKKNKEQQDETGKIPKVKSEDNLSKENEVEASASITMMLDEKSFINIRSLVIDCSGIVFLDTAGINALKEVRKDYRELGVEVVLAQCNTSVLDSLERGGYYDSKKDGEVGKNNMTFFTIADAVSYAQSINVPNGDYDQKS from the exons ATGCTGCCTAAGGATGACTCCTGCACAGCTGTGGAGGACAGAGCCGAAGGTGACCCACAGCACCCACTGATCCTGGAAAGAGTTGAGAAAAAACCAGAGAAGAAATGGCATACTGTTGTGTTAGATCGGGTAAAGAAGCACCGCTCGTGCACCCCGGAGAAGGTGAAATCCAAAATACTGGGCTTTGTCCCAATTCTGAAGTGGCTGCCCCACTACAAGCTCAGGGACTGGATTTTGGGCGATCTCATGTCAGGAATAATAGTCGGGATTCTGCTGGTTCCTCAGTCCATAGCCTACTCTTTACTGGCTAGTCAAGACCCTATATATGGTATATACACTTCTTTCTTCTCATCTGTCATTTATGCGATCCTGGGCTCCTCCAGACACATCTCAGTGGGGATATTTGGGGTCCTCTGCCTGCTTGTGGGTCAGGTTGTGGATAGAGAGTTGGCCCTTGCAGGATACCTTCCAGAAAGCAGCATTGGCATTAACAACAGTGATACCTTGTTGGCTGGCAAGGGGAACGGCAGTAATGTAGAGTGTGATAGGAGCTGCTATGCAATAACAGTAGGAGCAACAGTCAGCTTCACTGCTGGCATTTACCAG GTGCTGATGGGCCTTTTGCAGGTAGGCTTTGTCTCCGTCTACCTTTCAGACTCCCTCCTCAGTGGCTTTGCAACAGGGGCCTCCCTGACCATCCTCACTTCCCAGATCAAGTACCTTCTGGGCCTGAAAATCCCCCGGCCTCAGGGCTGGTTCACTATGTTCAAGACTTGGTATGGTGTGTTCACCAACCTAGCAACAACAAACATCTGTGACCTAATCACCAGCTTGGTTTGTTTGGCAGTCCTGATTCCAGCAAAGGAGCTGAATGGTCTCTTCAAATCCAAACTAAAG GCTCCGATACCTTTTGAGCTCTTTGTGATTATAATTGCAACTTTTGCCTCTCACTTTGGCCACTTCAGCAGCGAAtatggttcaggagtggctggAGACATACCTACAGGCTTCCTCCCTCCTCAGCTGCCAGCGTGGAAACTGATTCCTAATGTGGCAATGGATGCCTTTTCCATCGCCATTGTGGGATTTGCTATCACCGTCTCGTTATCTGAGATGTTCGCCAAGAAACATGGCTACACTGTGGACGCCAACCAGGAAATGTACGCCATTGGCTTCTGCAACATCCTGCCTTCTTTCTTCCGCTGCTTCACGACAAGCGCTGCTTTAACAAAAACCCTCGTCAAAGAGTCCACGGGGTGTCAAACCCAGATGTCGGGGCTGATCACTGCTGTTATTCTGCTGTTGGTGCTTCTGGTTATTGCTCCACTCTTCTATTCCCTCCAGAA ATGTGTTTTAGCGGTTATCATCGTGGTGAACCTACGTGGTGCTTTAGGAAAGTTCAGAGACATTCCCCAGATGTGGCGCGTCAACAGGATTGATGCCTCGATCTGGCTGATCACCATGGCAACGTCAGCGCTGGTCAACACAGAGCTCGGCCTCCTGGTTGGAGTGTTGGCGTCGGCCTTTTTCGTCCTTGGCCGAACCCAGCAGGCACAGGTCACGGAGCTGGGCCGCACTGCCACCAGGGAGCACTACGAGAATGTGTCATCCTACCGCGGCCTTCAGACACATTCTGGAGTGGCTGTTTTCAGATATGGGGCACCCATCTACTATGCCAATCAGAGCTTGTTCAAAAAATCTCTTTACAAATGTGCAGATCTTAACCCTGTGAAGGAGAAAGCACTGCGTTTAAAATTCAAGAAGAACAAAGAGCAGCAGGATGAGACCGGAAAGATACCAAAAGTGAAATCTGAAGATAATCTAAGCAAGGAGAATGAGGTGGAAGCTTCTGCGTCCATAACTATGATGCTGGATGAAAAGTCTTTCATAAACATACGCAGCTTAGTAATCGACTGCAGCGGCATCGTGTTTTTGGACACAGCAGGAATAAATGCTCTGAAAGAGGTCCGGAAAGATTACAGAGAACTTGGAGTTGAAGTTGTCTTAGCCCAGTGTAATACCTCAGTGCTGGACTCTCTGGAACGAGGGGGTTACTACGACAGCAAAAAGGACGGTGAGGTGGGAAAAAACAACATGACATTTTTTACCATTGCAGATGCCGTCAGCTACGCCCAAAGCATAAATGTGCCTAATGGAGATTATGACCAGAAATCCTGA